From the Manis pentadactyla isolate mManPen7 chromosome 7, mManPen7.hap1, whole genome shotgun sequence genome, one window contains:
- the ZFP42 gene encoding zinc finger protein 42 homolog: MDQQLKTRVETRSQKGLGTRAPGEAKPGPAEPQPTQQKPFNMTSAVGTEDVYQDSSHQAVGEDSFCDCYIECIIRGEFSEPILEENSLLKSFEYLEGGSEQDLSQQGLVASSLLECSLEYMQKEAKEVPQQIVGENSLVEHPEHTTGKRPLQGGVPSLDVSDPEQLAESVPNEEYNALGQIACPQHGCTRKFKSKASMKKHLVVHGPRHHVCAECGTAFHEGAKLKRHFLVHTGEKPFQCTFQGCGKRFSLDFNLRTHVRIHTGEKRFVCPFEGCHRKFTQSNNLKAHLGTHVNTRQNP; encoded by the coding sequence ATGGACCAGCAACTGAAGACAAGGGTGGAGACGCGCAGCCAGAAGGGCCTGGGTACAAGAGCTCCCGGTGAGGCTAAGCCAGGGCCGGCCGAGCCCCAGCCCACCCAGCAGAAGCCTTTCAACATGACATCGGCCGTAGGCACTGAAGATGTGTACCAGGACAGCAGCCACCAGGCTGTTGGAGAAGATTCCTTCTGTGACTGTTACATAGAATGCATAATAAGAGGGGAGTTTTCTGAACCTATCCTGGAAGAGAACTCTCTTCTTAAGTCCTTTGAGTACCTGGAAGGAGGATCAGAACAAGACCTTTCTCAGCAGGGTCTTGTAGCAAGTTCACTGCTTGAATGCTCCCTGGAATACATGCAAAAGGAGGCAAAAGAAGTTCCTCAACAGATTGTTGGAGAGAATTCACTTGTTGAGCACCCTGAGCACACGACAGGCAAGAGGCCTCTGCAGGGAGGAGTTCCCAGCCTTGACGTCTCAGATCCTGAACAGCTCGCAGAGTCGGTTCCAAACGAAGAATATAATGCTCTGGGGCAAATTGCTTGTCCTCAGCATGGATGCACAAGAAAGTTTAAAAGTAAGGCCTCCATGAAGAAGCATCTCGTCGTGCACGGTCCCCGACACCACGTGTGCGCAGAGTGCGGGACAGCTTTCCACGAGGGCGCGAAACTGAAAAGGCATTTCCTGGTTCACACCGGAGAGAAGCCGTTTCAGTGCACTTTCCAAGGGTGCGGGAAACGCTTTTCCCTGGACTTCAATTTGCGCACGCACGTGCGCATCCACACCGGGGAGAAACGTTTTGTCTGTCCCTTTGAAGGCTGTCACAGGAAGTTCACTCAGTCGAATAACCTGAAAGCTCACCTCGGAACTCATGTGAACACCAGACAAAACCCGTGA